GTACACATAGAGTTTTTGCTTTCTTAGGAACTACTTATAATGTATTAATTGCTTCATTCGAGATACTTGCTGTTTTAGTTTTAGTGGCTGTTTTTGCTTTTTGGAGTCGAAGAAATATTATTAAATTAAAGCGATTTGTAAGTTCAGATTTAAAAGGCTGGCCTAAAAGTGATGCGAATTACATTTTGTATTTTGAAGTGGTATTGATGACATTATTTTTATTAATGAATGCTTCTGATTTGCATTTACAAAATGTGCCAGGAGGTTACGGACATTTTATAAAAGCAGGATCTTTTCCTGTGAGTCAGTTTATTGAGCCTATTTTTAATGGACTTTCAAATGAATTAGTGATGTTATTATCCGAAGGTTTCTGGTGGGTGCATATCATTGGGATTTTGATTTTCATGAATTATCTTTATTTTTCAAAGCACCTTCATATTTTATTGGCTTTTCCAAATACGTATTTTGCTAACTTGAATGCACAAGGTAAATTTGATAATTTACAGTCAGTAACTAATGAAGTAAAATTAATGATGGATCCTAACGCAGATCCTTTTGCAGCAGCCCCAGTAGACCCAAACGCGGTTCCAAGTAAATTTGGTGCTAGTGATGTGCAAGATTTAAATTGGGTTCAGTTGTTGAATGCTTATACCTGCACGGAATGCGGTAGATGTACCTCTTCATGTCCTGCAAACAATACAGGTAAAAAATTATCTCCTAGAAAAATCATGATGGATACTAGAGATCGTCTTGAGGAAGTAGGTAAAAATATAGATGCAAACAAAGGTGTTTTTGTACCAGACAATAAGTCATTGTTGAATGATTATATTACCGCTGAGGAATTATGGGCTTGTACATCTTGCAACGCTTGTGTTGAAGAGTGCCCAGTAAACATTAGTCCGTTATC
This portion of the Flavobacterium sp. CECT 9288 genome encodes:
- a CDS encoding (Fe-S)-binding protein is translated as MSYLDNILFAITLAIGFGYFFISVKKIRRNINLGTAVDRTDNPKARWTNMAMIALGQSKMVKRPVAGILHIIVYIGFVIINIELLEIIIDGLFGTHRVFAFLGTTYNVLIASFEILAVLVLVAVFAFWSRRNIIKLKRFVSSDLKGWPKSDANYILYFEVVLMTLFLLMNASDLHLQNVPGGYGHFIKAGSFPVSQFIEPIFNGLSNELVMLLSEGFWWVHIIGILIFMNYLYFSKHLHILLAFPNTYFANLNAQGKFDNLQSVTNEVKLMMDPNADPFAAAPVDPNAVPSKFGASDVQDLNWVQLLNAYTCTECGRCTSSCPANNTGKKLSPRKIMMDTRDRLEEVGKNIDANKGVFVPDNKSLLNDYITAEELWACTSCNACVEECPVNISPLSIIMDMRRYLVMEQSAAPMPLNAMMTNIENNGAPWQYNQQDRLNWKNE